The following coding sequences are from one Capsicum annuum cultivar UCD-10X-F1 chromosome 3, UCD10Xv1.1, whole genome shotgun sequence window:
- the LOC107864130 gene encoding late embryogenesis abundant protein D-34 isoform X1: MSQEQPQREQQEALKYGDVFNVNGELAEQPIAPQDAAMMQSAEAMVFGQTQKGGPASVMQAAAAKNERSGVVSHEDTTQVAGDEGVTVAETQVPGRRIVTESVAGQILGQYVEPLPVTAGAEGDVVEAPIAIGEALAATALVAGEKPVEQSDAAAIRVAEARATGSSVVTPGGLTATAQSAASVNERLTQDVDKITLNDVLTGAPARLPADKAATRQDAEGVMEAEIRNNPSLTAYPGGVAASVAAAARLNERTA, translated from the exons ATGAGTCAAGAACAACCTCAAAGGGAGCAACAAGAGGCCCTAAAATATGGAGATGTTTTTAACGTAAACGGTGAGTTAGCTGAACAGCCAATTGCACCACAAGATGCAGCAATGATGCAGAGTGCAGAGGCTATGGTGTTTGGGCAGACACAAAAAGGTGGTCCAGCTTCTGTGATGCAGGCTGCTGCTGCTAAAAATGAAAGAAGTGGAGTCGTTAGTCATGAGGATACTACTCAAGTTGCTGGTGATGAAGGTGTGACTGTGGCTGAAACTCAAGTGCCTGGCAGACGTATAGTTACTGAATCAGTTGCTGGACAG ATATTGGGGCAATATGTTGAGCCACTTCCAGTAACAGCAGGAGCAGAGGGAGATGTGGTGGAAGCACCTATAGCAATAGGAGAGGCTCTGGCAGCAACAGCTCTCGTAGCAGGGGAGAAACCGGTGGAGCAGAGCGACGCAGCCGCGATACGAGTGGCTGAAGCCAGAGCCACCGGTTCTAGCGTTGTAACCCCCGGAGGTTTAACAGCTACAGCTCAGTCCGCAGCCTCGGTTAATGAGAGGTTAACTCAAGATGTTGATAAAATCACACTTAACGATGTCTTGACA GGCGCACCTGCAAGATTACCGGCTGATAAGGCAGCGACAAGGCAAGACGCGGAAGGGGTAATGGAAGCTGAAATTAGGAATAATCCTAGCTTGACTGCTTATCCTGGTGGAGTAGCTGCATCTGTGGCTGCTGCCGCAAGACTAAACGAAAGAACTGCATAA
- the LOC107864130 gene encoding late embryogenesis abundant protein D-34 isoform X2 produces MSQEQPQREQQEALKYGDVFNVNGELAEQPIAPQDAAMMQSAEAMVFGQTQKGGPASVMQAAAAKNERSGVVSHEDTTQVAGDEGVTVAETQVPGRRIVTESVAGQILGQYVEPLPVTAGAEGDVVEAPIAIGEALAATALVAGEKPVEQSDAAAIRVAEARATGSSVVTPGGLTATAQSAASVNERLTQDVDKITLNDVLTAGPTMLT; encoded by the exons ATGAGTCAAGAACAACCTCAAAGGGAGCAACAAGAGGCCCTAAAATATGGAGATGTTTTTAACGTAAACGGTGAGTTAGCTGAACAGCCAATTGCACCACAAGATGCAGCAATGATGCAGAGTGCAGAGGCTATGGTGTTTGGGCAGACACAAAAAGGTGGTCCAGCTTCTGTGATGCAGGCTGCTGCTGCTAAAAATGAAAGAAGTGGAGTCGTTAGTCATGAGGATACTACTCAAGTTGCTGGTGATGAAGGTGTGACTGTGGCTGAAACTCAAGTGCCTGGCAGACGTATAGTTACTGAATCAGTTGCTGGACAG ATATTGGGGCAATATGTTGAGCCACTTCCAGTAACAGCAGGAGCAGAGGGAGATGTGGTGGAAGCACCTATAGCAATAGGAGAGGCTCTGGCAGCAACAGCTCTCGTAGCAGGGGAGAAACCGGTGGAGCAGAGCGACGCAGCCGCGATACGAGTGGCTGAAGCCAGAGCCACCGGTTCTAGCGTTGTAACCCCCGGAGGTTTAACAGCTACAGCTCAGTCCGCAGCCTCGGTTAATGAGAGGTTAACTCAAGATGTTGATAAAATCACACTTAACGATGTCTTGACA GCTGGTCCTACTATGTTGACATGA